One region of Campylobacter concisus genomic DNA includes:
- a CDS encoding type II secretion system protein, with product MKRRAYTLLELIFIVVILGILSTVAIPRLFFSRSDATISNAKTQLAAIRSGISLKYNDNILQAKPEFPQKLDDGDPNKLFKNVINIPIKDSGSKNGWHRINDDKYTFRLDGKVANFKYDKNTGDFGCSDENEICKSLQ from the coding sequence ATGAAAAGACGAGCTTACACCTTGCTTGAGCTGATATTTATAGTAGTTATACTAGGTATTTTAAGCACAGTCGCTATACCTAGGCTATTTTTTTCTAGAAGTGATGCTACCATCTCAAATGCCAAAACTCAACTTGCCGCTATAAGAAGTGGAATTTCACTAAAATACAATGACAATATTTTGCAAGCAAAGCCAGAATTTCCACAAAAACTAGATGATGGCGATCCAAACAAACTCTTTAAAAATGTTATAAATATACCGATAAAAGATAGCGGTAGCAAAAATGGCTGGCACAGAATAAACGATGACAAATATACATTTAGACTAGATGGCAAAGTAGCAAATTTCAAATACGATAAAAATACTGGCGATTTTGGTTGCAGCGATGAAAATGAAATTTGCAAATCACTTCAGTAA
- a CDS encoding cell division protein ZapB, translated as MFEDNAILTTLSDKVNDLITKYDELCKTNEELRNEIVTLKAQNEAKSNQIMRLEEDLDKKNTEADDVMRKIEAVLGR; from the coding sequence ATGTTTGAAGATAATGCGATCTTAACCACACTAAGCGATAAAGTAAATGACCTGATTACAAAATATGACGAACTTTGCAAAACGAACGAAGAGTTACGCAACGAGATCGTAACTTTAAAAGCACAAAATGAGGCAAAAAGTAATCAAATCATGCGTTTAGAAGAGGATCTTGACAAGAAAAATACCGAAGCTGACGATGTAATGAGAAAAATCGAAGCTGTCCTTGGCAGATAA
- a CDS encoding MFS transporter codes for MKKAENLKYLMGLGHFCSDINQSALGAMLPFFIASYHYDYATAASLVTATNLASSLIQPLIGRLSDKRELPYVIPLGLLLAGGGMSLTGFVTNYYLILVCVMISGIGAALFHPSAARIVNYASNAKNRAKSISIFSFGGNLGFAVGPILVAVFVGNFGLKGTLVFIIPQIFLTLLYLKKGKFIKALEGNHKKQILQKTIALKDDLGAFLRLCVCIFSRSIVAFGFTAFFSIYLIKIFGISKEVANVNLSLFFAAGAISTLFGGALADRYGLVRLIKISLSVAAPLVVLMLFIDSYALFLAASICVSACISLSFSPSIALAQLYLPNQIGLASGVTLGLSITIGGIFATVIGKIADIFSLTHSFYFIAVVSIISAASSYFLKPVAR; via the coding sequence ATGAAAAAGGCGGAAAATTTAAAGTATCTAATGGGGCTTGGGCACTTTTGCAGCGACATAAACCAAAGTGCTCTTGGCGCAATGCTGCCATTTTTCATCGCGAGCTACCACTACGACTACGCCACGGCCGCCTCGCTCGTGACCGCCACAAATTTAGCAAGCTCGCTCATCCAGCCACTAATCGGCCGCCTAAGCGACAAAAGGGAGCTTCCATACGTCATCCCGCTTGGGCTGCTGTTAGCTGGCGGAGGCATGAGCCTAACTGGCTTTGTCACAAACTACTACCTCATCTTAGTTTGTGTGATGATAAGCGGTATCGGCGCCGCGCTTTTTCACCCAAGTGCTGCAAGGATCGTAAACTACGCCTCAAACGCCAAAAATAGAGCCAAAAGCATAAGCATATTTTCATTTGGTGGCAACCTTGGCTTTGCGGTTGGACCTATTTTGGTTGCTGTTTTTGTGGGAAATTTTGGTCTAAAAGGGACGCTGGTCTTCATCATACCTCAAATTTTTCTGACACTTTTGTACCTTAAAAAGGGCAAATTTATAAAAGCACTAGAGGGCAATCACAAAAAGCAAATTTTGCAAAAAACGATCGCTCTAAAAGACGATCTGGGCGCATTTTTGAGGCTTTGCGTCTGTATATTTTCACGCTCCATCGTAGCCTTTGGTTTTACAGCATTTTTTAGCATATATCTCATCAAAATTTTTGGCATCAGCAAAGAGGTGGCAAATGTAAATTTAAGCCTCTTTTTCGCCGCAGGTGCGATCTCTACACTATTTGGCGGAGCGCTAGCAGATAGGTACGGTCTAGTTAGACTCATTAAAATAAGCCTAAGCGTCGCTGCGCCGCTAGTCGTGCTAATGCTCTTTATCGACAGCTACGCGCTATTTCTCGCGGCCTCGATCTGCGTAAGTGCTTGCATCAGCCTATCTTTTAGCCCTTCAATCGCCCTTGCACAGCTTTATTTGCCAAACCAGATAGGCCTAGCCTCAGGCGTAACGCTTGGCCTTAGCATCACAATCGGCGGCATATTTGCGACGGTCATCGGCAAGATCGCTGATATATTTAGCCTGACGCACTCATTTTATTTTATAGCCGTAGTCTCGATCATTAGTGCAGCTTCGAGCTACTTTTTAAAGCCGGTTGCACGATAA
- a CDS encoding tryptophanyl-tRNA synthetase, which produces MKKVAYIIFALVLTIACIFGFIFSPFGSTFIAGKIEKEALARGIDVKFKDFSLGVSTLNLEATVMNAINLKANGDLSLLAQSMNLNIDINADKAKASELGLKRDVALKANVAGKFSDFKLVATGTALGSNINLNANLKDYLPKALNLDAKNIELSEISALAQKPNLASGKLDLTSNMQGVDEKNEPIINAQILASNGVINKEILKNEFGLNLAKDISFKGGINAKFANEKVVAKTLIIAPEATLKANETTYDLASKNLKSDFSLNVPDLALFGKLLGEQLNGAVDANGEILMQENALKNLKTEINGLGGKINANFDSKNLVLNAANIKLKELLALALQPSYADGQINLNANFSGFDELKKLAGEAKFDIKNGLINKDLAKLKNAAKFELKGGATAKGELVNFDANVLSDLGELKDIKGIYDLKNSQIFSKFALLISDPEKFKAVSGFEVSSKMALAGDIKVKESKIDELNLGGDAFAGKLNATIKNENLDLSLKEAQLGDILALSGNDRLANAKANVQAKGQNIFSKSPSIAATIALNEGKFNAAVLSRMLDKKFPQNEKFSSNLSLDYKGEVAKFSGDFLSSLADIKGIDGSFDVGKNTLSLKLQAVVSELNKLAFLAGRELHGKFAALITANGKVDDLSVKATSDDLFKGKLEATYKGGALDVMLKNFDIKGLTQTLALDHLYDGNGDAKFDYETKQRLGKFDILLKEGHLASTNLTNNIKIFTGKDITKEIYKDGKIYGDIKGDNVVFNVNLSSPKSDINVSKGTYNTATKMLNAPLVCRLEKTDLNVKISGTTDNLKYDVGSQYLENKVKKEIGRFLDKKLGGKDSNSSSDKQNLKGLLKGLF; this is translated from the coding sequence ATGAAAAAAGTAGCCTATATAATTTTCGCACTCGTGCTGACAATAGCTTGCATCTTTGGCTTTATCTTTAGCCCATTTGGGAGTACATTTATCGCTGGCAAGATCGAAAAAGAGGCACTCGCTCGTGGTATTGATGTCAAATTTAAAGATTTTAGCCTGGGGGTTAGCACCTTAAATTTAGAAGCGACCGTGATGAATGCCATAAATTTAAAAGCAAATGGCGACCTCTCCTTGCTTGCTCAAAGCATGAATTTAAACATAGATATAAATGCCGACAAGGCAAAGGCTAGCGAGCTTGGGTTAAAAAGAGATGTAGCGCTTAAAGCAAACGTGGCTGGTAAATTTAGCGACTTCAAACTAGTAGCAACTGGCACGGCGCTTGGCTCAAATATAAATTTAAACGCAAATTTAAAAGACTACCTGCCAAAAGCCTTAAATCTTGACGCTAAAAATATCGAACTTTCTGAGATATCAGCCCTTGCGCAAAAGCCAAATTTAGCTAGCGGCAAGCTTGATCTAACGAGCAACATGCAAGGGGTTGATGAGAAAAATGAGCCCATCATTAACGCTCAAATTTTAGCAAGTAATGGCGTAATAAACAAAGAAATTCTTAAAAACGAATTTGGGCTAAATTTGGCAAAAGATATAAGCTTTAAAGGCGGCATAAATGCTAAATTTGCAAATGAAAAAGTAGTGGCAAAAACCCTTATCATTGCGCCTGAAGCCACTTTAAAAGCAAATGAGACGACTTATGATCTAGCTAGCAAAAATTTAAAGAGCGATTTTTCGCTAAATGTGCCTGATCTTGCCCTTTTTGGCAAGCTCTTGGGCGAGCAGCTAAATGGCGCAGTGGACGCAAACGGCGAAATTTTAATGCAAGAAAATGCTCTTAAAAATCTAAAAACTGAGATAAACGGCCTTGGCGGCAAGATAAATGCAAATTTTGATAGTAAAAATTTAGTCCTAAATGCAGCAAATATCAAGCTAAAAGAGCTTCTAGCACTTGCCTTGCAGCCTAGCTACGCAGACGGGCAGATAAATTTAAACGCAAATTTTAGCGGCTTTGACGAGCTAAAAAAGCTTGCTGGAGAGGCTAAATTTGATATAAAAAACGGCCTTATAAACAAAGATCTTGCAAAGCTTAAAAATGCGGCTAAATTTGAGCTAAAAGGCGGCGCTACCGCAAAAGGTGAGCTTGTAAATTTTGACGCAAACGTGCTTAGCGACCTTGGCGAGCTAAAGGATATAAAGGGTATTTATGACCTAAAAAACAGCCAAATTTTTAGCAAATTTGCCCTGCTCATTAGCGACCCTGAGAAATTTAAAGCGGTTAGTGGCTTTGAGGTGAGCTCAAAAATGGCGCTTGCGGGCGATATAAAGGTCAAAGAAAGCAAAATAGATGAGCTAAATTTAGGCGGCGATGCCTTTGCTGGCAAGCTAAACGCCACCATAAAAAATGAAAATCTTGATCTTAGCCTAAAAGAGGCGCAGTTGGGAGATATCTTGGCACTTAGCGGCAACGACAGACTGGCAAATGCCAAGGCAAATGTCCAGGCAAAGGGGCAAAATATCTTTAGTAAAAGTCCAAGCATCGCCGCAACGATCGCTTTAAACGAGGGCAAATTTAACGCCGCAGTGCTTAGCAGAATGCTTGATAAAAAATTCCCACAAAACGAGAAATTTAGCTCAAATTTGAGCCTAGACTACAAAGGCGAAGTAGCGAAATTTAGTGGCGACTTTCTTAGCTCGCTAGCTGATATAAAGGGCATAGATGGCAGCTTTGACGTGGGCAAAAACACGCTAAGTTTAAAGCTTCAAGCGGTGGTTTCAGAGCTAAATAAGCTTGCATTTTTAGCTGGCCGCGAGCTTCACGGTAAATTTGCAGCGCTCATTACCGCAAATGGCAAAGTAGATGATCTAAGCGTAAAAGCCACTTCAGACGATCTCTTTAAAGGCAAGCTCGAGGCAACCTACAAAGGCGGCGCGCTTGATGTGATGCTAAAAAATTTCGATATCAAAGGACTAACGCAGACCCTAGCACTTGATCATCTCTATGATGGCAACGGCGATGCGAAATTTGACTATGAGACAAAGCAAAGGCTGGGTAAATTTGACATCTTGCTAAAAGAGGGTCACCTAGCCAGCACAAATCTCACAAACAACATAAAAATATTCACCGGCAAGGACATCACAAAAGAAATTTACAAAGACGGCAAAATTTACGGCGACATAAAGGGCGACAACGTCGTTTTTAACGTAAATTTAAGCTCACCAAAGAGCGACATAAATGTCTCAAAAGGCACTTATAATACTGCCACGAAAATGCTAAACGCGCCACTTGTTTGCAGACTCGAAAAGACCGACCTAAACGTGAAAATTTCAGGCACGACAGATAACCTAAAATACGACGTCGGCTCGCAATATTTAGAAAACAAAGTCAAAAAAGAGATAGGTAGATTTTTAGATAAAAAGTTAGGCGGCAAAGATAGCAACTCAAGCAGCGACAAGCAAAATTTAAAGGGGCTTTTAAAAGGGTTATTTTAG
- a CDS encoding primosomal protein N', with protein sequence MHYYILAFYGLNLAPLTYESDQKLEKFQGVKASLKGKILTAFIVKETGKPEFKTSKILEILPINLTSMQSELAIFISKYYTCELGVSLNLFEPNNTIAVDKFYENQNFNVAPKLSEKQQEALDFINKRKISLIFGDTGSGKSEIYIAKIREILNAGTQALFLMPEISLTPQMQKRLENFFGEAVAVWHSKITSKKKEQILKDIKSGKVRLVAGARSALFLPLERLKLIIIDEEHDDSYKNTGSKPHYNARDLALFLTSKFDLQVVLGSATPSLTSFYKQEHFRLKGTYFDSQKNYIFDESETGISEILKDEISKTLANKKQAVICLPTRANFKYLVCKNCGETLKCPFCSIGMSYYKKQNVLKCQYCEHKMAVSKTCHQCGSEMIEAKKIGTSELLERLQAEFANARIAKFDRDEITTQNKLVKALKEFNDGKIDILLGTQMLSKGHDYHNVELAVIMGFDELLNFPDYRARERTLALAMQVAGRAGRNGVGRVIIQSKQREFFEGFISDYDAFLKEEIGYREGLYPPFTRLLRIIISHKDEHIVKNILNEFVQRIESLRSDELEIIGYGKCQIEYLGSKFRYEILLRSNSHIPLLKAANLCKSELSDIDIDPVNFS encoded by the coding sequence ATGCATTATTATATACTCGCATTTTATGGGCTAAATTTAGCCCCACTCACTTATGAAAGCGATCAAAAACTAGAAAAATTTCAAGGCGTAAAGGCTTCTTTAAAAGGCAAAATTCTTACTGCTTTTATCGTAAAAGAGACTGGCAAACCAGAGTTTAAAACAAGTAAAATTTTAGAAATTCTACCGATTAATCTAACTTCAATGCAAAGCGAATTGGCAATATTTATCTCAAAATATTACACATGCGAGCTTGGCGTCAGCCTAAATTTATTTGAACCAAATAACACTATTGCAGTAGATAAATTTTATGAAAATCAAAATTTTAATGTGGCACCCAAACTAAGCGAAAAACAGCAAGAGGCTTTGGATTTTATAAATAAACGTAAAATTTCACTCATCTTTGGCGACACTGGAAGCGGAAAAAGCGAAATTTACATAGCAAAGATCAGAGAAATTTTAAATGCAGGTACTCAGGCGCTATTTTTAATGCCCGAAATTTCACTCACGCCACAAATGCAAAAACGCCTTGAGAACTTCTTTGGCGAGGCAGTAGCAGTCTGGCACTCAAAGATCACGTCAAAGAAAAAAGAGCAAATTTTAAAAGATATAAAAAGTGGGAAAGTTAGACTCGTTGCAGGTGCGAGGTCGGCTTTATTTTTACCACTTGAGAGGCTAAAACTTATCATCATCGACGAAGAACACGACGATAGCTACAAAAATACAGGCTCAAAGCCCCACTACAATGCAAGAGACCTTGCCCTCTTTCTAACTAGCAAATTTGACCTACAAGTGGTGCTTGGAAGTGCCACGCCAAGCCTTACTAGCTTTTACAAGCAGGAGCACTTTCGCTTAAAAGGGACATATTTTGATTCGCAAAAAAATTACATTTTCGATGAGAGCGAGACTGGAATTAGTGAAATTTTAAAAGATGAAATTTCAAAGACACTCGCGAATAAAAAACAAGCTGTCATCTGCCTGCCAACAAGGGCAAATTTTAAATATCTAGTCTGCAAAAACTGCGGTGAAACGTTAAAGTGCCCATTTTGCAGTATCGGTATGAGCTATTACAAAAAACAAAACGTGCTAAAGTGTCAATACTGTGAGCATAAAATGGCAGTGTCTAAAACTTGCCACCAGTGCGGCAGCGAGATGATAGAGGCCAAAAAGATCGGTACGAGCGAACTTTTAGAGCGACTGCAAGCCGAATTTGCTAATGCCAGAATCGCTAAATTTGACAGGGATGAGATAACGACGCAAAACAAGCTTGTAAAGGCCTTAAAAGAATTTAACGACGGCAAGATAGACATCCTGCTAGGCACGCAGATGCTAAGCAAAGGGCACGACTATCACAACGTCGAGCTTGCTGTTATTATGGGCTTTGATGAGCTTTTAAACTTTCCTGATTACAGAGCCAGAGAAAGAACTCTTGCCCTTGCTATGCAAGTAGCTGGCAGAGCCGGTAGAAACGGAGTTGGTAGAGTCATCATCCAAAGTAAACAAAGAGAATTTTTTGAAGGCTTCATTAGCGACTACGACGCATTTTTAAAAGAAGAGATTGGCTACCGAGAGGGGCTATATCCACCATTTACTAGGCTTCTTCGCATTATCATCTCACATAAAGATGAACACATAGTAAAAAATATATTGAATGAATTTGTGCAAAGAATAGAATCTTTAAGAAGCGATGAG
- the groL gene encoding chaperonin GroEL (60 kDa chaperone family; promotes refolding of misfolded polypeptides especially under stressful conditions; forms two stacked rings of heptamers to form a barrel-shaped 14mer; ends can be capped by GroES; misfolded proteins enter the barrel where they are refolded when GroES binds) — protein MAKEIFYSDDARNRLYEGVKKLNDAVKVTMGPRGRNVLIQKSFGAPNITKDGVSVAKEVELKDTIENMGASLVREVASKTNDQAGDGTTTATVLAHAIFKEGLRNVTAGANPIEVKRGMDKEVAALIDALKNISKKVSGSKEIAQIATISANSDESIGKLIADAMEKVGKDGVITVEEAKSIQDELSVVEGMQFDRGYLSPYFITNPEKMQVELSNPFILLFDKKITNLKDLLPVLEQVQKSGKPLLIIAEDIEGEALATLVVNKLRGVLNISAVKAPGFGDRRKAMLEDIAILTGGEVISEELGRTLESATINDLGQASSVVIDKDNTTIVNGAGEKSVIDARITQIKAQIAETTSDYDKEKLQERLAKLSGGVAVIKVGAATETEMKEKKDRVDDALSATRAAVEEGIVVGGGSALILASKSVNLNLQGDEAIGAEIVRRALRAPLRQIAENAGFDAGVVANAVETSKDANFGFNAATGEYVNMFEAGIIDPVKVERVALQNAVSVASLLLTTEATISEIKEEKAMPAMPDMGGMGGMGGMM, from the coding sequence ATGGCAAAAGAAATTTTTTACTCTGATGATGCAAGAAACCGCCTATACGAGGGCGTAAAAAAACTAAATGATGCTGTGAAAGTGACAATGGGACCAAGAGGCAGAAATGTCCTTATCCAAAAGAGCTTTGGCGCTCCAAACATCACAAAAGACGGCGTTAGTGTGGCTAAAGAGGTTGAGCTAAAAGATACTATCGAAAACATGGGTGCAAGCCTAGTTAGAGAAGTAGCAAGCAAGACAAACGACCAAGCAGGCGACGGCACTACAACAGCTACTGTACTAGCTCATGCGATATTTAAAGAGGGTCTTAGAAACGTAACTGCTGGCGCAAATCCTATCGAAGTAAAACGTGGCATGGATAAAGAAGTAGCAGCGCTTATAGATGCACTAAAAAATATCTCTAAAAAAGTATCAGGCTCAAAGGAGATCGCTCAGATCGCTACTATCTCTGCAAACTCAGACGAGAGCATCGGCAAGCTTATCGCTGATGCGATGGAGAAAGTCGGCAAAGATGGCGTTATAACAGTAGAAGAGGCAAAGTCTATCCAAGACGAGCTAAGCGTTGTTGAGGGTATGCAGTTTGACCGCGGATACCTAAGCCCATATTTCATCACAAACCCTGAAAAAATGCAAGTTGAGCTAAGCAATCCATTCATATTGCTATTTGACAAGAAGATTACAAATTTAAAAGACTTACTTCCAGTGCTTGAGCAAGTACAAAAAAGTGGCAAACCACTTCTAATTATTGCTGAAGATATCGAGGGCGAGGCACTTGCAACGCTTGTTGTAAATAAACTTCGCGGCGTGCTAAACATCTCAGCTGTTAAAGCTCCTGGCTTTGGCGACAGAAGAAAAGCGATGCTTGAAGATATTGCTATCTTAACAGGTGGCGAAGTCATCAGCGAAGAGCTAGGCAGAACACTAGAAAGCGCTACTATAAACGACCTTGGTCAAGCTTCAAGCGTAGTTATCGACAAAGATAACACAACTATCGTAAATGGCGCAGGCGAGAAGTCAGTGATCGACGCTAGAATAACTCAGATCAAAGCGCAAATCGCAGAGACTACAAGCGACTATGACAAAGAAAAACTTCAAGAGCGCCTTGCAAAACTAAGCGGTGGCGTGGCAGTTATCAAAGTAGGTGCTGCGACTGAGACTGAGATGAAAGAGAAAAAAGACCGCGTAGATGACGCTCTAAGTGCTACTCGTGCAGCTGTTGAAGAGGGCATCGTAGTAGGTGGCGGTTCAGCTCTTATCCTTGCTTCAAAGAGTGTAAATCTAAATTTACAAGGAGATGAGGCAATCGGTGCTGAGATCGTTAGAAGAGCGCTTCGTGCTCCACTTCGCCAAATCGCTGAAAACGCTGGCTTTGACGCAGGCGTAGTAGCAAACGCAGTTGAGACAAGCAAAGATGCAAATTTTGGCTTTAACGCTGCAACTGGCGAATATGTAAATATGTTTGAAGCTGGCATCATCGATCCAGTGAAAGTTGAGAGAGTTGCGCTTCAAAACGCTGTTAGTGTGGCTAGCTTACTACTAACAACTGAGGCAACTATCAGCGAGATAAAAGAAGAAAAAGCAATGCCTGCAATGCCTGACATGGGCGGAATGGGTGGTATGGGCGGCATGATGTAG
- the groES gene encoding co-chaperone GroES, with protein sequence MNFQPLGKRVLVERVEETKTTASGIIIPDNAKEKPLSGEVKAVGAEVEGVKVGDKVVFAKYGGTEINLDDKTYLVLNIDDILGVIK encoded by the coding sequence ATGAATTTTCAACCATTAGGCAAGCGTGTTCTAGTCGAACGCGTAGAGGAGACAAAGACCACAGCTTCGGGCATTATTATACCTGATAACGCAAAAGAAAAACCTTTAAGCGGTGAGGTAAAAGCAGTCGGTGCTGAAGTAGAGGGTGTAAAAGTTGGTGATAAAGTTGTATTTGCAAAATACGGTGGCACTGAGATAAATTTAGATGATAAAACATATCTTGTTTTAAACATCGACGATATTTTAGGCGTGATTAAATAA
- the uvrB gene encoding excinuclease ABC subunit UvrB, translated as MSKFEISSKFSPSSDQARAIKEIVKSINSGNKYQTLLGVTGSGKTFTMANVIRELNMPTLIMTHNKSLAAQLYSEFKGFFPKNHVEYFISYYDYYQPEAYIPRSDLYIEKDSSVNEELERLRLSATASLLSFDDVICVASVSANYGLGNPSEYKGMVAYLSVGEKISQRKLLEQLVDMGYKRNDNYFDRGDFRVNGDVVDIYPAYYNDEALRVEFFGDEIDAMYHFDVLDNKRLKDISKFTLYATSQFIVGADRLKIAMKEIEEELDVRLKEFSEQGKLVEAQRLKQRVEFDLEMMASTGMCKGIENYARHLTGQKAGETPYSMFDYFEISGEDYLVIVDESHVSLPQFRGMYAGDRSRKEVLVEYGFRLPSALDNRPLKFDEFISKKAKFLFVSATPNEYELGISQGHVYEQILRPTGLLDPLIEIKDSDNQVEALFDEAKAVIARNERVLVTVLTKKMAEELSRYYIELGVKVKYMHSDIDAIERNEIIRGLRSGEFDMLIGINLLREGLDLPEVSLIAIMDADKEGFLRSTTSLIQTMGRAARNVNGKVLMFAKKITKSMKEAIDTTTARRKFQDEYNKAHGITPHSASRNIEESLHVEDDGEIYKRGKNLEKMPASERAAIVKELRKQMLEAAAQLEFEKAAALRDEIAKIRKL; from the coding sequence ATGAGTAAATTTGAAATTTCATCTAAATTTAGCCCAAGCAGCGACCAAGCAAGAGCGATAAAAGAGATAGTAAAAAGCATAAATTCAGGCAATAAATACCAAACACTTTTAGGCGTGACAGGGTCCGGCAAGACCTTTACCATGGCAAACGTCATACGTGAGCTAAATATGCCAACACTTATCATGACGCATAACAAATCCCTCGCCGCGCAGCTATATAGTGAATTTAAAGGTTTTTTTCCAAAAAACCATGTGGAGTACTTCATAAGCTACTACGACTACTACCAGCCAGAGGCCTACATCCCAAGAAGCGACCTATATATAGAAAAGGATAGCTCGGTAAATGAGGAGCTTGAGCGCCTGCGTCTTTCTGCGACGGCTAGTTTGCTAAGCTTTGATGACGTCATCTGCGTGGCCTCAGTCTCCGCAAACTACGGCCTTGGCAATCCAAGCGAGTATAAAGGGATGGTAGCCTATCTTAGCGTAGGGGAGAAAATAAGCCAAAGAAAGCTTTTAGAGCAGCTTGTGGATATGGGCTACAAGCGTAATGACAACTACTTTGACAGGGGTGATTTTCGTGTAAATGGCGATGTGGTGGACATTTATCCGGCTTATTACAACGACGAAGCCCTAAGAGTTGAGTTTTTTGGCGATGAGATAGATGCGATGTATCATTTTGACGTGCTTGATAACAAGAGACTCAAAGACATTTCTAAATTTACGCTTTATGCCACCAGCCAGTTCATCGTGGGCGCTGATAGGCTAAAGATCGCTATGAAGGAGATCGAAGAGGAGCTTGATGTGCGCTTAAAAGAGTTTAGCGAGCAGGGTAAGCTAGTCGAGGCTCAGAGGCTAAAGCAGAGAGTTGAATTTGATCTCGAGATGATGGCAAGCACTGGTATGTGTAAAGGTATCGAAAACTACGCGCGACATCTGACCGGTCAAAAGGCTGGAGAGACGCCGTACTCGATGTTTGACTACTTTGAGATAAGTGGCGAGGATTATCTGGTCATCGTCGATGAGAGTCACGTGAGTTTGCCACAGTTTAGGGGCATGTATGCAGGTGATAGGAGCCGTAAAGAGGTGCTTGTAGAGTATGGATTTCGCTTGCCTTCAGCACTTGATAACAGGCCGCTTAAATTTGACGAGTTTATAAGCAAAAAGGCGAAATTTCTCTTTGTCTCAGCCACACCAAACGAGTACGAGCTTGGTATCAGCCAGGGGCATGTATATGAGCAAATTTTGCGTCCTACTGGGCTACTAGATCCGCTCATCGAGATAAAAGATAGTGACAATCAAGTCGAGGCGCTATTTGACGAGGCAAAGGCGGTCATCGCTAGAAATGAGCGCGTGCTAGTTACGGTGCTAACTAAAAAGATGGCCGAGGAGCTAAGCCGCTACTACATAGAGCTTGGCGTCAAGGTCAAGTATATGCACTCAGACATCGACGCGATCGAGCGAAATGAGATCATTAGAGGGCTTAGAAGCGGGGAATTTGACATGCTAATAGGTATAAATTTGCTCCGTGAGGGGCTTGACCTGCCTGAAGTGAGTCTAATAGCCATAATGGACGCCGATAAAGAGGGCTTTTTGCGCTCGACAACGAGCCTTATACAGACGATGGGGCGTGCAGCTAGAAATGTAAATGGCAAGGTGCTAATGTTTGCTAAAAAGATAACAAAATCAATGAAAGAGGCGATCGATACGACGACTGCGAGGCGTAAATTTCAAGATGAATACAACAAAGCTCATGGTATAACGCCGCACTCTGCCAGCAGAAATATCGAAGAGAGCTTGCACGTCGAAGATGATGGTGAAATTTATAAGCGTGGTAAAAATTTAGAGAAGATGCCAGCTAGTGAGCGAGCTGCGATAGTAAAAGAACTAAGAAAGCAGATGCTTGAAGCGGCGGCGCAGCTCGAGTTTGAGAAGGCGGCGGCATTACGCGACGAAATAGCAAAGATAAGAAAGCTTTAA